From the genome of Virgibacillus proomii, one region includes:
- the buk gene encoding butyrate kinase: MRVNFRNLIINPGSTSTKIGVFDNEICIFEKIIRHKAEELKQFSTVNDQKAFRKQVILDQLHHEGINISKLDAVCARGGLIRPIQGGTYEVNERMLIDLKAGYNGNHASNLGGILAHEIAKGLNISAYIVDPVVVDELATVARFSGIPEIPRKSIFHALNQKAVARKVAGRLNGSYEEMNFIVTHMGGGITIGAHCRGKVIDVNNGLHGEGPFSPERAGTVPVGDLVSLCFSGQYYAEEVMNKIVGNGGLMGYLQTNDLMEVERRIASGDTFAKQVYEAMAYQVAKDIGAMSAVLKGEIDAIVLTGGLAYGKSFTDLIISRVDWIADTIVYPGEDELQALNEGVLRVLRGEETPKVYHSKNEVKE, translated from the coding sequence TTGCGGGTGAACTTTAGGAACTTGATTATAAATCCTGGGTCAACATCTACAAAAATTGGGGTTTTTGATAATGAAATATGTATTTTTGAAAAAATTATTCGCCATAAAGCGGAGGAATTAAAACAGTTTTCAACCGTCAATGATCAGAAGGCGTTTAGAAAGCAAGTCATCCTTGATCAATTACATCATGAAGGAATTAATATTTCAAAACTAGACGCTGTTTGTGCTCGCGGTGGATTAATACGGCCGATACAAGGTGGAACTTATGAAGTAAACGAACGTATGCTAATAGATTTGAAAGCAGGTTATAATGGCAATCACGCCTCTAATTTAGGGGGGATTCTTGCTCATGAAATCGCAAAAGGGCTAAATATTTCTGCCTATATTGTCGACCCAGTCGTTGTCGATGAGCTGGCTACCGTTGCCCGTTTCTCCGGCATACCGGAAATACCTAGAAAAAGTATATTTCATGCACTTAATCAGAAGGCAGTAGCCAGGAAGGTAGCTGGCAGATTAAATGGAAGCTATGAAGAGATGAATTTTATAGTCACTCATATGGGTGGGGGGATTACAATCGGTGCCCATTGTCGGGGCAAAGTGATTGATGTGAATAATGGGTTGCATGGAGAAGGGCCGTTTTCTCCTGAACGAGCAGGTACTGTTCCAGTTGGTGATCTCGTTTCACTCTGCTTTTCGGGACAGTATTATGCAGAAGAAGTGATGAACAAAATTGTAGGTAATGGCGGGCTAATGGGCTATCTACAAACAAATGATTTAATGGAAGTAGAAAGACGTATAGCAAGTGGGGATACATTCGCAAAGCAAGTTTATGAAGCAATGGCGTATCAAGTTGCCAAAGACATCGGAGCAATGAGTGCCGTACTTAAAGGTGAAATAGATGCCATTGTGTTAACCGGAGGACTTGCTTATGGAAAATCATTTACCGATTTAATTATTAGTCGTGTTGATTGGATAGCTGACACTATTGTTTATCCTGGTGAAGATGAATTACAAGCATTAAACGAGGGCGTACTTCGTGTTTTACGTGGGGAAGAAACACCAAAAGTTTATCATAGTAAAAATGAGGTAAAGGAGTGA
- a CDS encoding Leu/Phe/Val dehydrogenase, producing the protein MELFSYMEEYDYEQVVFCQDKNSGLKAIIVIHDTTLGPALGGTRMWTYDSEEAALEDALRLARGMTYKNAAAGLNLGGGKAVIIGDPKTDKNPEMFRAFGRYIQGLNGRYITAEDVGTTVHDMDLIHMETDFVTGISPESGSSGNPSPVTGYGVYKGMKAAVKEAFGDDSLEGRVIAIQGIGNVAYALCEHLHREGAQLIVTDINQEAVERAVEAFGAKAVDPDEIYDVACDIYAPCALGATINDETISKLKAKVIAGSANNQLKETKHGDMLHEQGIVYAPDYVINSGGVINVADELNGYNHKRALKKVETIYDSLQKIFAISKRDDIPTYLAADRMVEERIKSEYRSKSQFLLNGRHILSRRP; encoded by the coding sequence ATGGAGTTATTTAGTTATATGGAAGAATATGATTATGAGCAAGTTGTTTTTTGTCAGGATAAGAACTCTGGATTAAAAGCAATTATTGTCATTCATGACACAACTTTAGGCCCTGCATTAGGCGGAACGAGGATGTGGACATATGATTCTGAGGAAGCGGCGCTTGAAGACGCATTGAGGCTTGCTAGAGGAATGACTTATAAAAATGCAGCTGCTGGGTTAAATTTAGGCGGGGGAAAAGCGGTTATTATTGGTGATCCAAAAACGGATAAAAATCCAGAAATGTTCCGAGCTTTTGGTAGGTATATTCAAGGGTTAAACGGACGCTATATTACAGCTGAAGATGTTGGGACAACGGTACATGATATGGATCTAATACATATGGAGACGGATTTTGTTACTGGTATTTCTCCAGAGTCAGGTTCTTCAGGTAACCCATCACCTGTGACAGGCTATGGTGTTTATAAAGGAATGAAAGCGGCAGTGAAAGAAGCGTTTGGGGATGATTCACTAGAGGGTAGAGTAATTGCTATTCAAGGAATCGGCAATGTTGCTTATGCATTGTGTGAACATCTTCATAGAGAAGGAGCGCAATTAATTGTAACAGATATTAATCAGGAAGCTGTAGAACGTGCAGTAGAGGCATTTGGCGCAAAAGCCGTTGATCCTGATGAAATTTATGATGTTGCATGTGATATTTATGCTCCGTGTGCTTTAGGGGCTACCATAAATGATGAAACAATATCTAAATTAAAAGCAAAAGTTATTGCTGGATCAGCTAATAATCAATTGAAAGAAACCAAACATGGGGATATGCTTCACGAACAGGGAATTGTTTATGCACCTGATTATGTTATTAATTCCGGTGGAGTGATTAATGTTGCTGATGAGTTAAATGGATATAACCATAAGCGGGCTTTGAAAAAAGTAGAAACGATCTATGATAGCTTACAAAAGATCTTTGCTATTTCTAAACGTGATGATATTCCTACATATCTTGCGGCGGATCGGATGGTAGAAGAAAGAATTAAATCAGAATATCGTTCAAAAAGTCAGTTTTTATTAAATGGTCGTCATATTTTAAGTAGACGTCCTTGA
- the yqiS gene encoding phosphate butyryltransferase, which translates to MKRLAELKEKAKEGQKQIVSVANAADKHVLQAVKMGLEEDLCDFLLIGNEANIKKLAKEVALTFHQWGDRVIIQHAETKADIARAAVLAVHENKATILMKGYIPTKDILQAVLDKDYGLRSGKILSHVALFEVPNQNKLVFLTDAAMNINPDIKQKVAIINNAVNVAHSIGLELPRVAAVTPVEMVNPDIPSTVDAALLTQMQRRGQIQGCLVDGPLAFDNAVSVKAAKQKQISSAVAGQADILLASSIEAGNVLYKSFVYYAKAKVAAIICGAKAPIILTSRADSAESKLYSLSLAIMTTKNGG; encoded by the coding sequence ATGAAGCGTTTAGCAGAATTAAAAGAAAAAGCAAAAGAAGGACAAAAGCAAATTGTTTCTGTTGCAAATGCAGCAGATAAACACGTGCTGCAAGCCGTTAAAATGGGATTAGAAGAAGATCTGTGCGACTTTTTACTAATTGGCAATGAAGCGAACATAAAAAAACTCGCAAAAGAAGTAGCTCTTACTTTCCATCAATGGGGAGATCGAGTTATTATTCAACATGCCGAAACGAAAGCAGATATTGCTAGAGCAGCTGTCTTAGCTGTGCATGAAAATAAAGCAACTATTTTAATGAAAGGGTATATACCTACAAAGGATATTTTACAAGCAGTACTCGATAAAGACTATGGTTTGCGCTCAGGAAAGATTTTATCTCATGTAGCTTTATTTGAAGTGCCAAATCAAAATAAACTTGTGTTTTTAACTGATGCAGCCATGAATATTAACCCTGATATAAAGCAAAAAGTTGCAATTATAAACAATGCTGTTAACGTAGCTCATAGTATAGGTTTGGAACTACCTAGAGTTGCTGCCGTTACTCCTGTAGAAATGGTTAACCCGGATATTCCGTCTACAGTTGATGCCGCTTTATTAACACAAATGCAGCGGAGAGGACAAATCCAAGGTTGTTTGGTAGACGGTCCGTTAGCATTTGATAATGCTGTATCTGTAAAAGCTGCCAAACAAAAGCAGATATCTTCAGCTGTGGCTGGACAGGCAGACATACTCCTTGCTTCTTCCATCGAAGCAGGAAATGTATTGTATAAATCATTTGTTTATTACGCAAAGGCAAAGGTAGCTGCCATTATTTGCGGTGCAAAAGCACCGATTATTTTAACATCACGGGCAGATTCTGCTGAAAGTAAACTTTATTCGCTCTCTTTGGCCATCATGACAACAAAAAATGGGGGATAA
- a CDS encoding sigma 54-interacting transcriptional regulator — protein sequence MKRVLIVGAGKGGSALLNILNATNILEIVAMIDINRNAPGLKLAKKQNIPIDNQWESWIDKNIDIVIEATGDEQVFQAILEHRSRKTVVIPGTVAYIISELFDEKQELLEKVELQMRNQALILNNIRDGMIVVNNQGIITFINKSAEEIMELKKHECEGKSIETIITNTHLPEILRNRRREVNQKLTLENDKQIITTRIPIINADNLLLGAFAVFKDITEVVKLAEENTDLKEIKTMLEAIIYSSDEAISVVDEQGLGMMINPAYTRITGLTEEDVIDKPATTDISEGESIHMRVLQTRRAVRGATLKVGPAKKEVYVNVAPMIVDGKLKGSVGVIHDISEVQALTSELKRARQIIRNLEAKYTFDDIIGKSPEMKIALEQAKVGARTPATVLLRGHSGTGKELFAHAIHHESDRKHHKFIRVNCAAIAESILESELFGYEDGAFSGARRGGKKGLFEEANNGSIFLDEIGELSLNMQAKLLRVLQEDEIVRVGGTNPVAINVRIIAATNVNLEKAIMKKTFREDLYYRLSRLPIYVPSLKERLSDLPLLANHIILKINQDYGRDVQFISKEALTALKEYHWPGNIRELENVIGRAMIYMGVHEKTIERKHLPDLTLNHSHQDGETVVLTTTEPLQSAVEKYEKNYIKKVYEQNNFNKTKTAKQLQISIRNLYYKLEKYQLAKGSRQ from the coding sequence ATGAAGCGTGTACTCATTGTTGGTGCCGGAAAAGGGGGAAGTGCTTTATTAAATATTTTAAATGCTACGAACATACTGGAAATCGTGGCGATGATAGATATAAATCGTAATGCGCCCGGGTTAAAGCTTGCGAAAAAGCAAAACATCCCTATAGATAATCAATGGGAATCGTGGATTGATAAAAATATTGATATTGTAATTGAAGCTACTGGTGACGAACAAGTATTTCAAGCTATATTGGAGCATAGAAGCCGTAAGACTGTTGTCATACCAGGAACTGTGGCTTACATTATTTCAGAGCTGTTTGATGAAAAACAAGAGCTATTGGAGAAAGTTGAGCTGCAGATGCGTAATCAAGCACTGATTTTAAATAATATTCGCGATGGAATGATTGTCGTAAATAATCAAGGAATCATTACGTTTATTAATAAAAGTGCGGAAGAAATTATGGAATTAAAAAAACATGAGTGTGAAGGAAAATCAATTGAGACAATTATTACTAATACTCATTTACCAGAAATATTACGAAATCGTAGACGAGAGGTAAATCAAAAGCTCACCTTAGAAAATGACAAGCAGATTATTACTACAAGGATTCCGATTATAAATGCTGATAACCTTTTATTAGGTGCCTTTGCAGTATTTAAAGATATTACCGAAGTTGTTAAATTGGCGGAAGAAAACACGGATTTAAAAGAAATTAAAACGATGTTAGAAGCAATTATTTATTCCTCAGATGAAGCAATCAGTGTTGTAGATGAGCAAGGACTTGGAATGATGATTAATCCAGCTTATACTCGAATTACCGGTTTAACAGAGGAAGATGTCATTGACAAGCCCGCGACAACCGACATCTCAGAAGGCGAAAGTATACATATGCGAGTTCTACAAACGAGAAGAGCAGTAAGAGGAGCAACGCTAAAGGTTGGACCTGCTAAGAAAGAAGTCTATGTCAATGTCGCCCCAATGATCGTTGATGGAAAATTAAAGGGCAGTGTTGGGGTAATTCATGACATATCAGAAGTTCAAGCATTAACAAGTGAATTAAAACGCGCCAGACAAATTATTCGCAATTTAGAAGCTAAATATACATTTGATGATATTATAGGAAAATCCCCTGAAATGAAAATAGCATTGGAACAGGCTAAAGTAGGAGCAAGAACACCTGCAACAGTTTTACTTCGTGGTCACTCTGGAACTGGAAAAGAGTTATTTGCCCATGCCATTCATCATGAAAGTGATCGTAAGCATCATAAGTTTATTCGAGTTAATTGTGCTGCTATAGCTGAATCTATTTTGGAAAGTGAACTGTTTGGCTATGAAGACGGGGCTTTTTCAGGAGCAAGGCGGGGAGGAAAGAAAGGCTTGTTTGAAGAAGCGAATAATGGAAGTATCTTTTTAGATGAGATTGGAGAATTATCTTTAAATATGCAAGCGAAACTACTTCGTGTTCTGCAGGAAGATGAAATTGTACGAGTTGGTGGAACCAATCCAGTTGCTATAAATGTTCGTATTATTGCTGCAACCAATGTAAACTTAGAAAAAGCAATTATGAAAAAGACATTTCGTGAAGATTTATATTATCGATTAAGTCGCTTGCCGATTTATGTACCATCACTTAAAGAACGACTATCCGATTTGCCTTTATTGGCAAACCACATTATTTTGAAGATTAATCAAGATTATGGAAGAGACGTACAATTTATTTCGAAAGAAGCCTTAACTGCATTAAAAGAATATCATTGGCCGGGAAATATTCGAGAATTGGAAAATGTAATCGGCCGGGCAATGATTTATATGGGGGTGCATGAAAAAACAATTGAACGAAAACATCTTCCTGATCTTACATTAAATCATTCTCATCAAGATGGTGAAACAGTTGTTTTAACTACTACAGAACCTTTGCAATCAGCAGTAGAGAAATATGAAAAGAACTATATAAAGAAGGTGTATGAGCAAAACAATTTTAATAAGACGAAAACGGCAAAGCAATTGCAAATTTCCATACGAAATTTATATTATAAATTAGAAAAATATCAGCTCGCAAAAGGTAGCAGGCAATGA
- a CDS encoding DUF2627 domain-containing protein — protein sequence MIRIIAIIILFIPGVIAAIGIKLMRDSLFTSFYPIFLHSSIQFTIGLILFLAGLAFIGGFIVHRDRKQQKTKQGRRNCYADGE from the coding sequence TTGATTAGAATTATCGCTATTATTATATTATTTATACCTGGTGTAATCGCTGCTATTGGGATTAAGTTAATGAGAGATTCATTATTTACTTCGTTTTATCCAATCTTTTTACATAGCAGTATACAATTTACGATTGGTTTAATTTTGTTTCTTGCCGGACTGGCTTTTATTGGTGGCTTTATTGTCCATCGAGATCGCAAGCAACAAAAAACGAAACAAGGTAGACGAAACTGTTACGCAGATGGGGAATAA
- a CDS encoding aspartate kinase: MKVTKFGGSSVASAEQIKKVANIVKADPQRKFIVVSAPGKRFKKDKKITDMLIELGEIGRKHRPKAEYIEPIMKRFTEIVEELKLGGTILKEINQTIENVLHMDATPSEKLEALKAIGEDSSAKILSAYLTSIGIPARYMNPQEVGIIVSNNPGNARILPESFPKIYNLRTTEDILIIPGFFGYTKKGQLNTFSRGGSDITGSIIAAGIKADLYENYTDVDCVYSVNPAYIEKPKKITTLTYKEMRELSYAGFSVFHDEALIPAFKEEIPVCIKNTNNPKAPGTLIVSEKKPSEKCVVGIASDTGFCSIYISKYLMNREIGFGRKLFAILEDEGISFEHAPSGIDDMSVIIRESNLPLEKEKLVMERIQHELNPDLISIHRNLAMIMVVGEGLVRTIGVAQKATAAISNANVNIEMINQGSSEVSMMFGIKAEDLDRAVKSLYHTFFD, translated from the coding sequence GTGAAAGTAACAAAGTTTGGGGGAAGTTCTGTTGCCAGTGCAGAGCAAATAAAAAAAGTAGCCAACATTGTAAAAGCTGACCCTCAAAGAAAATTCATTGTCGTCTCCGCACCAGGAAAAAGGTTCAAAAAAGATAAAAAGATTACGGACATGCTTATCGAACTTGGTGAAATAGGCAGAAAACACCGTCCAAAAGCAGAATATATTGAGCCTATTATGAAGCGATTTACTGAAATTGTTGAAGAATTAAAGCTAGGTGGAACGATTTTGAAAGAAATAAACCAAACGATCGAAAATGTATTACATATGGATGCAACTCCATCGGAGAAATTAGAAGCTTTAAAAGCAATCGGTGAGGATAGTTCCGCTAAAATCCTTAGCGCTTATCTTACTTCGATTGGCATACCAGCACGCTATATGAACCCGCAGGAAGTTGGAATAATTGTAAGCAATAATCCGGGAAATGCAAGAATTTTACCTGAAAGTTTTCCGAAAATTTACAACTTGCGAACCACCGAAGATATTTTAATTATTCCTGGTTTTTTTGGCTATACCAAAAAAGGACAATTAAATACCTTTTCTAGAGGTGGATCAGATATAACAGGTTCTATTATTGCTGCTGGAATTAAGGCAGATCTTTATGAAAACTATACAGATGTCGATTGCGTGTATTCTGTTAATCCAGCTTATATCGAAAAACCTAAAAAAATTACAACCTTAACTTATAAAGAAATGCGTGAATTATCATATGCGGGTTTTTCGGTTTTTCACGATGAGGCGTTGATACCGGCATTTAAAGAGGAAATCCCCGTATGTATAAAAAATACAAATAACCCAAAAGCACCCGGTACATTGATCGTCTCTGAAAAAAAACCGAGTGAAAAATGTGTTGTTGGGATTGCAAGTGATACAGGATTTTGCAGTATTTATATTAGTAAGTATTTAATGAACAGGGAAATTGGTTTTGGACGAAAGTTGTTTGCAATTTTGGAGGATGAAGGTATTTCATTTGAACATGCTCCTTCTGGTATTGATGATATGTCCGTAATCATTAGAGAAAGTAATCTACCACTGGAAAAAGAAAAGCTAGTGATGGAGCGAATCCAACATGAATTAAATCCTGACTTAATCTCCATTCATCGTAACCTAGCTATGATTATGGTGGTTGGTGAAGGTCTAGTAAGAACAATTGGAGTAGCACAAAAAGCAACAGCTGCAATCTCTAACGCGAATGTAAATATTGAAATGATCAACCAGGGTTCATCCGAAGTTTCTATGATGTTTGGGATTAAAGCAGAAGATTTGGATAGAGCGGTCAAGTCATTATATCATACCTTCTTTGATTAG
- the spo0A gene encoding sporulation transcription factor Spo0A: MYYIKGGTFVEKISVCLVDDNRELIHLMEDYFGEQEDIEVVGTAFNGRDCLTMLEDVEPDVLVLDIIMPHVDGLAVLNTIRSSGGKIPHVIMLTAFGQEEVMKKAVDLGAAYFILKPFDLDNLADQIRQAQGTVHSGVVSKVQRKEKKKQDLEASITNIIHEIGVPAHIKGYMYLREAITMVYNDIELLGSITKVLYPDIAKKYNTTASRVERAIRHAIEVAWSRGNIDSISALFGYTISITKAKPTNSEFIAMVADHLRLEHKAS, translated from the coding sequence ATGTATTACATAAAAGGAGGAACTTTTGTGGAAAAGATTTCAGTTTGTCTTGTTGATGATAACCGTGAATTAATTCACCTGATGGAAGATTATTTTGGAGAACAGGAAGATATTGAAGTAGTTGGTACGGCGTTTAACGGAAGAGATTGTTTGACCATGCTCGAGGATGTAGAACCTGATGTTTTAGTTTTGGATATTATTATGCCACATGTCGATGGTTTAGCTGTATTAAACACGATTCGTTCTTCAGGAGGAAAAATTCCCCATGTAATTATGCTCACAGCGTTCGGACAAGAAGAAGTCATGAAAAAGGCGGTTGACCTTGGCGCTGCTTATTTTATTTTAAAACCATTTGATTTAGATAATTTAGCAGATCAAATTAGACAGGCGCAAGGTACTGTACATTCTGGTGTCGTATCAAAAGTACAACGGAAAGAGAAAAAGAAGCAAGATCTTGAGGCAAGTATTACAAATATTATTCATGAGATCGGTGTTCCAGCACATATTAAAGGATATATGTACTTACGTGAAGCAATTACAATGGTTTATAACGATATCGAATTGTTAGGTTCCATTACGAAAGTATTATACCCAGATATAGCGAAAAAATATAACACGACTGCTTCTCGTGTAGAACGTGCTATCCGTCATGCTATTGAAGTAGCATGGAGCAGAGGAAATATTGATTCTATTTCTGCTTTATTTGGATACACGATTAGTATAACAAAAGCAAAACCGACAAATTCAGAATTTATTGCAATGGTTGCAGATCATCTCCGCTTAGAACATAAAGCGAGTTAA